The DNA window GCGTTTTCTATTAGCACTTTTTTGGGATTAAACCTTGTCATCTGTCTCGTGGATCTTCTTGGATCACAGGAAATATGCATCAACACCTGATTCCAAGCCCTTACGGAGGTCTGTGAAAGTGTCCTGcggtccatttttttcattaccgAGATCTCAGCGTGCTACATTTCTGCTcccgaaacaaaaaaaaaactgtttaagATGGAGAGTTTCTGAATCTAGAAGAGactgggaagaaaaagaaaaccttcgGGAGGGGCATAATGAGACGACTAAaacttctttgaaatattgaaGGTATgaagtatcgagtttgataagctgtacacgaggttgttaaataaatttattgcctgacgtttcggctatatcgcctttttcagagcctgaaatgggcgattcaatctacaatttaaccgaccaacctctccacaattaaactgataaactctaTACCTACTTTCAgtcaccaatttagcgactacactgaatgctcaccttagggGTGCAAAATGCCTCCAGTCATTTttgagccaacgttttagattcgtgcgctaagatttggacctcaatcagtcagcggtccatgctaggcgtctccgatctaaggtgagcattcaatGTAGTCGttaaattggtgattgaaagtaggcatgtagtttatcagtttagttgtggagaggttgctcgtttaaattgtagattgaatcgcccatttcaggctcttAAGAAGCCATtctgccgaaacgttagtcaataaaattattcaacAATTTATACAACAATTTATTTAACATTCATTTATACaacaatttatttaacaacctcgtgtacagcttatcaaactcgatactacattcaactatgccgaggttaactgaaagtcgaacttttcaactgctCTGCTTTTGATGGGAGTAAATGCGGAGTTCCTTAGAGGTGACTGCAACCACAAAcactattttgaaaattttgtttgacGAGAATTCGATTATTTTTCAATATCTAGGAATCATACTAGAGAGGAGATCTTCAGTACGAGGTCACCtgcaatatttttggaaagaaaaagctgaaaatcaTTGATAGTTTAATTAATGTTATTGCAGTCACGCAAGAaagggaaagaagaagaatttttaattgaaaatgacTCGCATCCCCCTCAACCTTCACGACTGACTTCACAAGAAAATGTAAGGACAGTTTTATTGCCAACCTGAAATGTAGTGCAAGGAATTAGAAGAGGGCCTTCTTGCCCGGATTGAAATTATACTTATTGCGTTCCGATTGACATATGTTCGACTCTCAAGTGAACTCTGAAGTTTGTTTACCATGTTGGGATAGTTTCAACGGGTTCACGAAGTGGTGCACTGCCTTTCAGATCTGAAACGCTAAATAGTACTGCTTCCATGAGTAAATAACTCAtagcttttttctcctctgccTTGTTGAACCAACATTAGTAACCGAAGAAATATGGATTGTTTTAAAGGAGAAGCTGGATACAGACGCAGATCGAGAAGAAGGAAAGTCAAAAGATAGTTTGCAGACACATCAGGTTATCAACGGAACATACATGGACATGAAACTTTGGTCAAATTTTGTACCGCCACCAAGGTGAGCAAGAACGTTCATTGTGTAGAGgtgtattattttgtattgCTTTTAGGCCATGACGCTACCCAACGCGATGAATTCACTTTACTACGATATCACTTCATATACAAAGATTCCTGATTACGTACTTAATtgtaaaattgaattaaagaAACGCTCAGTAAAGATCTTGTTATCCCTTATTAAGTCCTGTTCGAATCCTCACCCAAACATTTTCGCATTTCCTACTGGAATTCGGTATGTTTGAGCAGATTATCAGGACAGATTATTGAAAGTAAACTTTGATCTGCAGCATCAAAATATTTACAGAGTAAAGTTGTAAAAGACCCACTGCATTTCCTTCAGAATGAacgaaatattataaaaacagTAAATGAGAAAACATCAATATCCTTCACCTTTGTTTACAAAAATCTGACTATCATCCgatatttctgcaaaaaagaccgaatatttttgtattcctGCCCTTCATACCAAACatatctggaagaaaaaaatctcaacttGGTAAAATCTGTTTGTTTGTGCGCTCAAACTTCTATACATATATTAATGTGATTTCAATAGCAAGACTGaaacgaatgaagaaaaaaaaccagatatAGGGTTGATAAAATAATATCCAAATCTGTAGTACCAAGTGATGAAGCACATGGCGCTGTATGCTC is part of the Necator americanus strain Aroian chromosome V, whole genome shotgun sequence genome and encodes:
- a CDS encoding hypothetical protein (NECATOR_CHRV.G19189.T1), producing MLGVSDLSCGEVARLNCRLNRPFQALKKPFCRNSRKKGKEEEFLIENDSHPPQPSRLTSQENEKLDTDADREEGKSKDSLQTHQVINGTYMDMKLWSNFVPPPRP
- a CDS encoding hypothetical protein (NECATOR_CHRV.G19189.T2); the encoded protein is MGGSFSSRKKGKEEEFLIENDSHPPQPSRLTSQENEKLDTDADREEGKSKDSLQTHQVINGTYMDMKLWSNFVPPPRP